In the Pseudanabaena sp. PCC 7367 genome, one interval contains:
- a CDS encoding peptide ligase PGM1-related protein, translated as MLRTNRVAINDKFCQLQTQLRDRWQSMEQFDNSDYDLLVIPSLSFDPRELRKIPGANHYEERLLFSLVRLRNPHTRLVYVTSQPLPSIIIEYYLQLLPGIPFSQARERLILLSAYDASVDKPLTQKILERPRLIERIKKSLRLDRAIMTCFNSTPWEQALSVELGIPLWGLDPNLLYWGTKSGSREIFAEAKIPFPDGSELVWTKEDLARMVLELWQRQPDLRRIVIKLNEGFSGEGNALLDLQNLKTAMAEQDEPEKLAAIEKSFKFLRFQTKAETWESYSSQIPKLGAIAEEFIEGKRKFSPSFQGRIAPTGEVEVLSTHDQILGGPDGQVYLGCSFPASADYRLRLQVMGLEIGRCLAAKGALERYGVDFLAVQQDSGRWDLQAIEINLRKGGTTHPFMALRYLTNGRFDDRSGLFFSQQGREKYYVASDNLVKDRYHGLLPHDLMEIIAHHRLHFDSSRETGTLFHLIGCLSEYGKLGLTSIGNSLQQARDTYNHIMRVLDVETKPD; from the coding sequence ATGCTCCGAACCAATCGCGTCGCAATCAATGATAAATTTTGCCAGCTTCAAACCCAGTTACGCGATCGCTGGCAGAGTATGGAGCAATTCGACAATAGTGACTACGATCTGCTGGTGATTCCTTCGCTCAGCTTTGATCCACGTGAACTACGCAAAATTCCTGGTGCAAACCACTACGAGGAGCGATTATTATTCTCGCTGGTGCGGCTCCGCAATCCCCACACCAGATTGGTTTATGTCACTTCGCAGCCATTACCTTCAATTATTATTGAGTATTACTTACAACTGCTGCCGGGGATTCCTTTCTCCCAGGCGCGGGAGCGCTTAATTTTGCTATCCGCCTATGATGCTTCCGTTGATAAACCGCTCACCCAGAAGATTCTAGAGCGACCCAGATTGATTGAGCGAATCAAAAAATCCCTCCGGCTCGATCGGGCGATTATGACCTGTTTTAATTCCACCCCTTGGGAGCAGGCCTTGTCGGTGGAATTGGGCATCCCGCTGTGGGGACTAGATCCTAATTTGCTTTACTGGGGCACCAAAAGCGGCAGCCGTGAGATTTTTGCCGAAGCCAAAATTCCCTTCCCCGATGGCAGTGAATTGGTTTGGACAAAGGAAGACCTAGCCCGGATGGTGTTGGAGTTATGGCAGCGCCAGCCCGATCTCAGGCGGATTGTAATCAAGCTAAATGAAGGCTTTTCGGGAGAAGGAAATGCGCTTTTAGATCTGCAAAACTTGAAGACCGCTATGGCAGAGCAAGATGAGCCAGAAAAGCTGGCCGCGATCGAAAAAAGTTTTAAATTCCTGCGCTTTCAAACCAAGGCCGAAACCTGGGAAAGTTATTCCAGCCAGATTCCCAAACTAGGCGCGATCGCCGAAGAATTCATTGAAGGTAAACGCAAATTTTCCCCCAGTTTCCAGGGTCGGATTGCCCCCACTGGCGAAGTGGAGGTGCTTTCTACCCATGACCAGATTCTGGGCGGCCCCGATGGCCAGGTTTATCTGGGTTGCAGTTTTCCGGCCTCCGCTGATTATCGTCTGCGCTTGCAGGTGATGGGTCTAGAAATTGGCCGCTGCCTGGCGGCTAAAGGAGCCCTGGAGCGCTATGGGGTGGACTTTCTGGCGGTGCAGCAAGACTCCGGGCGTTGGGATCTACAAGCGATCGAAATTAATCTGCGGAAAGGCGGCACTACCCACCCATTCATGGCGCTGAGATATTTAACTAATGGTAGATTTGACGATCGCAGCGGTCTGTTTTTCTCCCAGCAAGGGCGCGAGAAATATTACGTTGCCAGCGATAACCTGGTTAAAGATCGCTATCATGGCTTGTTACCCCACGACCTGATGGAAATTATTGCCCACCATCGCTTGCATTTCGATAGCAGCCGCGAAACTGGCACTCTGTTTCATCTGATTGGCTGTTTGTCTGAATATGGTAAGTTGGGTCTCACCAGTATTGGTAATTCGCTCCAGCAGGCTAGGGATACCTATAATCACATCATGCGGGTGCTGGATGTGGAAACCAAGCCCGATTAA
- a CDS encoding Cof-type HAD-IIB family hydrolase → MGQKIKLAVFDIDGTINGNNNQVNEPVKRAIKAAQDQGVKIAIATGRMYRSALRFHEAVNADLPIVSYQGAYIKDPRSQEVVGHWPVDLEYALSLIDDFADLVASDRLSVHVYLDDNLYVKKMSPQTAAYEVRAGVDALIVGDLKEFLQAKASESHQTLPTKVLALSDDPELTTELLRTLKQRYTPGQLYLTKSVATFFEATNPIANKGTAVKHLAENILGFKQDEVMAVGDNFNDLEMIEYAGVGVAMGNAPEGLQEVADWIAPDVAEDGVAAAIAEFIL, encoded by the coding sequence ATGGGTCAAAAGATTAAACTGGCAGTCTTTGATATTGACGGCACAATCAACGGCAATAATAACCAGGTGAATGAGCCAGTTAAACGGGCGATCAAGGCGGCTCAGGATCAGGGCGTGAAAATTGCGATCGCCACCGGGCGGATGTATCGATCGGCGTTGCGATTCCACGAGGCAGTGAATGCGGACTTGCCGATCGTTTCCTATCAGGGGGCATATATCAAAGATCCGCGCTCCCAGGAAGTGGTGGGGCATTGGCCCGTAGATCTGGAATATGCATTGTCTTTGATCGATGACTTTGCGGATCTGGTGGCCAGCGATCGCCTATCGGTGCATGTGTATCTCGATGACAATCTCTATGTCAAAAAGATGTCACCCCAGACCGCTGCCTATGAGGTGCGAGCCGGCGTAGATGCATTAATTGTGGGCGATCTCAAGGAGTTCTTGCAAGCCAAAGCCTCAGAATCGCACCAAACTCTGCCCACTAAAGTATTGGCCTTAAGCGATGATCCAGAATTAACCACTGAACTACTGCGCACCCTCAAACAACGCTACACACCAGGACAGCTCTATTTAACTAAGTCAGTGGCCACCTTTTTTGAAGCCACCAACCCGATCGCCAACAAGGGCACCGCAGTGAAGCACCTAGCGGAAAACATTCTGGGTTTTAAACAAGATGAAGTGATGGCCGTGGGTGATAATTTTAATGACCTGGAAATGATCGAGTATGCCGGTGTGGGCGTGGCGATGGGCAATGCACCAGAGGGCTTGCAAGAGGTAGCTGATTGGATTGCGCCTGATGTGGCAGAGGATGGCGTGGCGGCGGCGATCGCCGAGTTTATTCTCTAA
- a CDS encoding BMP family lipoprotein, whose amino-acid sequence MQKNLFDRVRRGGQLLAIAFLFSSLAACGGNVPTTPDPTADVPEPDQNTETVSPSDQDEFKVGMVIVGPKNDAGWNQSHVEASEYVMENLPGVAFDYVDKVNPGDRPNVQGSQVADDLIANGAQMVIFNSDDFKDDALFTAQKHPDVAVIHVSGDYAWPEGKNYQEQANLSNVMLQMYYGRLIAGCAAALETKTGKIGYLGPLINDETRRLSSAAFLGAQHCWQNYRDRDAAELEFKVTWIGFWFNIPGVTLDPTKVADDFYNGGYDVVMTGIDTPEAAVQGKKAAEAGKDVKFLHYTLRSGCSLAPEICIGVPFYNWGPTYQAQIEAAKAGEFESAFVWSAPDWQDINNADTSAVGFARGEALSEENGEILDQFIQGLGDDTINLYTGALNFQDGTTYLAEDEIATPQQIWYMTQLLEGMDGASE is encoded by the coding sequence ATGCAAAAGAATTTATTTGATCGTGTTAGACGCGGTGGTCAGTTGTTGGCGATCGCCTTTCTTTTCTCATCTTTAGCGGCCTGCGGTGGAAATGTACCCACTACGCCCGATCCAACCGCTGATGTACCTGAGCCAGATCAAAATACAGAAACAGTCAGCCCCAGCGATCAGGATGAATTCAAAGTTGGCATGGTGATTGTGGGGCCCAAAAACGATGCGGGCTGGAACCAATCCCATGTGGAAGCTTCGGAATATGTGATGGAAAACTTACCTGGGGTGGCCTTTGACTATGTGGACAAAGTGAATCCGGGCGATCGACCGAATGTGCAGGGATCGCAGGTGGCCGACGACCTGATCGCCAATGGGGCGCAGATGGTAATTTTTAACTCCGATGACTTTAAGGATGATGCCCTGTTCACCGCCCAAAAGCACCCAGATGTGGCGGTGATTCATGTGTCTGGTGATTATGCCTGGCCAGAGGGCAAAAATTATCAAGAGCAGGCCAATTTGTCTAACGTGATGCTGCAAATGTATTATGGCCGCTTGATTGCTGGTTGTGCGGCAGCATTGGAAACTAAAACGGGCAAAATTGGTTACCTGGGGCCATTAATTAATGACGAAACCAGGCGTTTGTCCAGTGCGGCGTTTTTGGGAGCGCAACATTGTTGGCAAAACTACCGCGATCGGGATGCGGCGGAGCTGGAGTTCAAGGTTACCTGGATTGGTTTTTGGTTTAATATTCCTGGCGTGACCCTGGACCCTACCAAGGTGGCGGATGATTTTTATAATGGTGGTTATGATGTGGTGATGACTGGGATCGATACGCCGGAGGCAGCAGTCCAGGGCAAGAAGGCGGCTGAAGCAGGTAAAGATGTGAAGTTTTTGCACTACACCTTGCGATCGGGTTGTTCGCTGGCTCCCGAAATTTGCATTGGCGTGCCTTTCTATAACTGGGGCCCAACTTATCAAGCCCAGATCGAAGCAGCTAAGGCTGGTGAATTTGAAAGTGCGTTTGTGTGGTCTGCGCCCGATTGGCAAGATATTAATAATGCTGATACTTCGGCGGTGGGTTTTGCCAGGGGTGAGGCATTGAGCGAGGAAAATGGCGAAATCCTGGATCAATTTATTCAAGGGTTGGGTGACGATACGATCAATCTATATACCGGCGCGCTCAATTTCCAGGATGGGACTACATATCTGGCCGAGGATGAGATCGCCACGCCTCAGCAAATCTGGTATATGACCCAATTGCTGGAGGGGATGGATGGAGCCAGTGAGTAA
- the mazG gene encoding nucleoside triphosphate pyrophosphohydrolase — MSSHSLPALQHLLDVVAKLRSPDGGCPWDLAQTPETLIPYVIEEAYEVVDAIRSQDTAAIQEELGDLLLQVVLQAQVAQDYGQFSIAEVAEGIAEKLIRRHPHVFGDLEVANTEEISRNWEQIKAAEKGEDPATAQKLSRKLSRYARSLPPLLAGMKISQKAAKSGFEWENIAQVWDKFHEELGEFEYALKHEDPAAQEAELGDLLFTIINIARWQGLDPFAALQGTNKRFIQRIAMMEKISDRPFADCTIEELEEIWQRAKKKLDK; from the coding sequence ATGTCCTCTCATTCTTTGCCAGCACTTCAACATTTACTAGACGTGGTGGCAAAATTGCGATCGCCCGATGGGGGTTGTCCCTGGGATCTGGCGCAAACCCCAGAGACCCTAATTCCCTACGTGATCGAAGAAGCCTATGAGGTAGTTGATGCAATTCGCTCCCAGGACACGGCGGCGATCCAAGAAGAACTTGGCGATCTGCTGTTGCAGGTGGTGCTACAAGCGCAAGTTGCCCAGGACTATGGCCAGTTTTCGATCGCAGAAGTAGCCGAAGGCATTGCCGAGAAACTAATTCGCCGCCATCCCCATGTATTTGGCGATCTGGAAGTTGCGAATACCGAAGAGATTAGCCGGAATTGGGAGCAGATCAAAGCCGCCGAGAAGGGCGAAGACCCAGCCACTGCCCAAAAGCTCAGCCGCAAACTAAGTCGCTATGCCCGCAGTTTGCCGCCCCTGCTGGCGGGGATGAAGATTTCCCAGAAGGCAGCCAAATCTGGGTTTGAATGGGAAAACATCGCGCAGGTGTGGGATAAGTTCCATGAAGAACTGGGTGAATTTGAATATGCGCTCAAGCATGAAGATCCAGCCGCTCAAGAAGCAGAATTAGGCGATCTCCTCTTTACCATTATTAACATTGCCCGTTGGCAAGGTCTTGATCCCTTTGCAGCTTTACAAGGCACAAATAAGCGGTTTATTCAGCGCATTGCAATGATGGAAAAAATTAGCGATCGACCTTTTGCTGACTGTACGATCGAGGAGTTAGAAGAGATCTGGCAACGGGCTAAAAAGAAGCTAGATAAATAG
- a CDS encoding Maf family protein produces MDATQPQFILASASTARRSILQNAGIEPIVSISNFNEDLIHSDDPAKLVQMLAKGKAAAVVPRFSHHNALVLGCDSVLAINGRIHGKPDNAEVAIARWQQMRGNVGQLYTGHSLIDIQHDRTVTKYGLTLVHFSDATDVEINSYIGTGEPLNCAGCFTLEGMGGLLVNKIEGCHTNVIGLSLPLLRQMIISLGYTITFTAQRTNIIPTLN; encoded by the coding sequence ATGGACGCTACCCAACCTCAATTTATTCTTGCTTCTGCCTCAACGGCACGGCGATCGATTTTGCAAAATGCTGGCATTGAGCCAATTGTGAGCATTAGCAATTTTAATGAAGATTTGATCCATAGCGATGATCCGGCTAAGTTGGTGCAAATGCTGGCTAAAGGCAAAGCGGCAGCAGTGGTGCCACGCTTTTCTCACCATAATGCGCTGGTGCTGGGCTGTGATTCGGTGTTGGCGATCAATGGCAGGATTCATGGCAAGCCGGATAATGCGGAAGTGGCGATCGCCCGCTGGCAGCAAATGCGCGGGAATGTGGGGCAGCTCTACACGGGGCATAGCTTAATTGATATTCAACACGATCGCACCGTGACTAAATATGGTCTAACCCTGGTGCATTTTAGTGATGCCACTGATGTAGAGATAAATAGTTATATTGGCACAGGGGAGCCACTTAATTGTGCTGGCTGTTTCACGCTTGAGGGAATGGGCGGATTGTTAGTCAATAAGATCGAAGGCTGTCACACTAATGTGATCGGCCTCAGCTTGCCACTGCTCCGACAAATGATTATTTCGCTTGGTTACACAATTACCTTCACGGCACAGCGCACTAATATTATCCCCACGTTGAATTAG
- the hflX gene encoding GTPase HflX encodes MSTIYGHTQGLKPSQLKQIQRLYRRRVPAPTFITPEFAQRLANISAEIKAPLCIFIDRRGHVVRVGVGTLQQTKIPPAELPRYGDERLSGLRCIGTKLKSAPPSTADLSAMAMQRLDAFVALTLNKSGYVDRGYVAHLVPNTAAEHESTTWTVLPPQSLDAISKQDFLELVFNLEAEFSREFTAQAVEIEQDLAIIVGLISDRHKNRHQNRHQNRQKGKHKYADRSNHSDRADRSDRQEPIDPHTSLLEMQQLVESAGGQVLDLIAQKRDRPHPQTVIGQGKVEEIALAAQAQRANLIVFNQELSPAQTRNLERLLGIRVSDRTEVILDIFAQRAQSAAGKLQVELAQLEYRLPRLSGRGQALSRLGGGIGTRGPGETKLESDRRTIQKRISHLQRQVNQLQAQRDRMRQRRVKQEIPTVAIVGYTNAGKSTLLNSLTKSTAYAADQLFATLDPTTRRLNIAGHEPILLTDTVGFIHELPPPLVDAFRATLEEVTEADALLHVVDASHPAWLDQVRSVNQILAEMPIAVGPVLLAFNKCDRMEDFGAIQDFIRTENVNAVLISATKRKGFEDLQQGLIKLVSYAVGKF; translated from the coding sequence ATTAGTACAATCTACGGTCACACTCAAGGCTTAAAACCCAGCCAACTCAAACAGATTCAGCGCCTCTATCGCCGCCGAGTTCCCGCGCCTACCTTCATCACGCCGGAATTTGCCCAACGTCTTGCTAATATTAGTGCCGAGATCAAAGCGCCACTATGTATATTTATCGATCGCCGTGGTCATGTGGTGCGCGTGGGCGTGGGTACTTTGCAACAAACCAAAATCCCGCCAGCGGAATTGCCACGCTATGGCGACGAGCGCCTGTCAGGGTTGCGTTGCATCGGCACGAAATTAAAATCAGCCCCCCCCAGCACCGCCGATCTCAGTGCAATGGCAATGCAGCGCCTGGATGCATTTGTGGCTCTGACGTTGAATAAGTCTGGCTATGTCGATCGCGGTTATGTGGCGCATTTAGTGCCAAACACGGCGGCTGAGCATGAATCAACCACCTGGACAGTTTTACCGCCCCAAAGCCTGGATGCGATCTCGAAGCAGGATTTTTTAGAGCTGGTCTTTAATCTAGAGGCCGAATTTAGCCGCGAGTTCACTGCCCAAGCAGTAGAGATTGAGCAGGATCTGGCGATCATTGTCGGGTTGATTTCCGATCGCCATAAAAATCGCCATCAGAATCGCCATCAGAATCGACAAAAAGGCAAGCATAAGTATGCCGATCGCTCCAATCACTCCGATCGCGCTGATCGCTCTGATCGCCAAGAGCCGATCGATCCGCACACCAGTTTGCTGGAGATGCAACAACTGGTTGAGAGTGCTGGTGGCCAAGTTTTAGACTTGATTGCCCAAAAACGCGATCGCCCCCACCCGCAAACCGTAATTGGTCAGGGTAAGGTGGAAGAAATTGCCCTGGCCGCCCAGGCGCAACGAGCGAATTTGATCGTGTTTAATCAAGAGCTTTCCCCTGCCCAAACCCGTAACCTAGAAAGATTATTAGGGATTCGAGTCAGCGATCGCACCGAGGTGATTCTAGATATATTTGCCCAACGCGCCCAATCCGCCGCCGGGAAATTGCAAGTAGAACTGGCGCAATTGGAATATCGCCTGCCGCGATTGTCTGGCAGAGGGCAAGCCCTGTCTCGGTTAGGAGGTGGGATTGGCACCAGAGGCCCCGGCGAAACAAAGCTAGAAAGCGATCGCCGCACCATCCAAAAGCGGATCTCTCATTTGCAAAGACAGGTAAATCAACTGCAAGCCCAACGCGATCGAATGCGGCAGCGGCGGGTTAAGCAGGAAATTCCCACCGTGGCGATCGTGGGTTATACCAATGCGGGTAAGTCAACCCTGTTAAATAGCCTGACCAAATCTACGGCCTATGCTGCCGATCAGCTATTTGCCACCCTCGACCCGACCACCCGCCGCTTGAATATCGCTGGCCATGAACCAATTTTGCTCACCGATACGGTGGGGTTCATCCATGAGCTACCGCCACCGTTGGTTGATGCTTTCCGCGCCACCCTCGAAGAAGTAACCGAGGCAGATGCATTGTTGCATGTGGTGGATGCTTCCCATCCGGCCTGGTTGGATCAGGTGCGATCGGTGAATCAAATTTTGGCAGAAATGCCGATCGCGGTGGGGCCGGTGTTGCTGGCATTTAATAAGTGCGATCGGATGGAAGACTTTGGCGCGATTCAAGATTTTATTCGTACTGAGAATGTGAATGCGGTTTTGATTTCCGCCACCAAACGCAAAGGCTTCGAGGACTTGCAACAGGGCTTAATCAAATTGGTTAGCTATGCGGTGGGTAAGTTTTAA
- a CDS encoding STAS/SEC14 domain-containing protein, which translates to MVEVLVDGKVTNADINSILPQMEKFIAQQGTVKMIEIVKDFSGFELSMLGKAIKFDIDHLKDFSHCAVVTDSGWIGPFARAISPFLNIQLKMFKMEQKQEALDWLKAA; encoded by the coding sequence ATGGTTGAAGTATTGGTAGATGGCAAAGTTACCAATGCAGATATCAATAGCATCTTACCCCAGATGGAAAAATTCATCGCTCAGCAGGGCACAGTCAAAATGATCGAGATTGTGAAGGATTTTAGTGGTTTTGAATTGTCAATGCTTGGTAAAGCGATTAAATTTGACATCGACCACTTAAAAGACTTCAGTCACTGTGCTGTCGTCACTGATTCAGGCTGGATTGGCCCATTTGCAAGAGCTATATCACCGTTTTTGAATATCCAACTTAAAATGTTTAAAATGGAGCAAAAGCAGGAAGCCTTGGATTGGCTCAAAGCTGCTTAA
- a CDS encoding GOLPH3/VPS74 family protein, protein MLSLAEELLLIAFDDDRGVVLTCDAILDYGLVGAVLSDLILQDRLKLELGNLVVKKNAATGDDILDSVLTQIAEAPLQAPSKWIASLSAASEQLRDRLLERLIEQGILRREEHKVLWVISSPHYPMQDSSSESESRDRIRAAVLEGKQPDPRTTALISLVKACKLVGEVFSETELPLCDRRIPEIINAGFAGKSVTDVVNCIDESTLAAITAAASVQ, encoded by the coding sequence ATGCTCAGCCTAGCCGAAGAACTATTGCTCATTGCCTTTGATGACGATCGCGGTGTGGTGCTGACCTGCGATGCGATCCTGGACTATGGCTTGGTGGGAGCAGTGTTAAGCGATCTAATTTTGCAAGATCGACTCAAGCTAGAATTAGGCAATCTAGTCGTGAAAAAAAATGCCGCAACCGGCGATGATATTCTCGACTCGGTGCTAACCCAAATTGCTGAAGCACCTTTGCAGGCTCCGTCAAAATGGATTGCCAGCCTGAGCGCGGCATCAGAGCAGTTACGCGATCGCCTCCTGGAGCGATTGATCGAGCAGGGCATTTTGCGCCGAGAAGAACATAAGGTGTTGTGGGTAATTTCTTCGCCCCATTACCCAATGCAGGATAGCAGTTCGGAATCGGAAAGCCGCGATCGCATCCGTGCCGCAGTTCTGGAAGGCAAGCAACCCGATCCCCGTACCACTGCGCTTATTTCCCTGGTCAAGGCTTGCAAGCTGGTGGGGGAAGTGTTCAGCGAGACAGAATTGCCCCTGTGCGATCGGCGCATCCCTGAAATTATTAATGCTGGCTTTGCTGGCAAGTCAGTTACAGATGTGGTCAATTGTATTGATGAATCTACCCTGGCAGCGATCACAGCGGCAGCTTCAGTACAATAG